A single genomic interval of Spirosoma taeanense harbors:
- a CDS encoding sialate O-acetylesterase has product MFIYVRWLVLISLSTVSGFAQLRITSPVPRMVFQRTLFNEASVLVACMAPSGATVVEARFVPLVVGQGNVTAWTPLDRLPASSAFRGMVAVTSGWYRLDVRAKADTTVLDVAHVNRVGVGEVFIIAGQSNVFGGFERVPSAEEDRVSCIDFRQDSLSEQLLPLQFSHVSYGTSIGPSQPPHLWGILGDRLVRKLNVPILFLGAALGGTSSEQWRRSAEGNIGPTPNDAVYRRLGAVLLHYVTRTGARAVLWHQGESDLSTSTQVYYDNIRYVIEKSRQQLGLAPLPWVMSRVSYINNQTNPSIIAAQNRLIAEVPYVFPGPATDSITGPENRPDGIHLQGPGLYRFVRTWEQSLDDNFFFNATPFTPADESSLLTSGYTLPIIRRPGESLAIASLRAVPVEADNQYFAQFIRADNSTTVYESARGTANPLAVTIPGNMPNGQYQFRTLTTHPATTGTLSEPFKVDQSAPPTSSIPPIYQPVSGGTADPGLFRFGYRYETESHAFWAMVRADVPMEIRLERIDGGPFDKTDWQVAAPSSTLPDYTDFADFDHIRAYMPIANGVVGVEPGRYRLSVRRQGDTGSGFWFEMGLLNGRNILYFPMESVPPLPPVITLTQLSPTSPCPGSSFSVSFEVTESPVAPGNTFTVQLSDADGSFGNPTTIGSGSGSPLTATLPAGLPEATTYRLRIVASNPSVSSAPSPPFTTCSVSGRADLSLNMRLSNRTVAIDQPVTCTLTLTNSGPQAATGVVIKNLLPNGLTFVDALSGDIRAANGIVTINANAIANGATQLYVFRLKAAKSGTFATAVQITASQTPDPDSQPGSGTGDGQDDAVTVDLRTTDRDGPLITSPNPNQTPLPDLRDNQPPVDLAKSDLRLSLSVSSQILHQNDVTTVNVQVSNRGGALTDSVTVQTLLPTGWQVTNSSGLIIVGQTVTGTLTNISPNQSATLTFPVRVTGSGTLRSQIQSATKADPDSTPGNGYATGEDDEASLNVRSR; this is encoded by the coding sequence ATGTTCATTTATGTCCGGTGGCTCGTACTTATCAGCCTGTCTACGGTTTCTGGCTTCGCCCAATTGCGCATCACCAGCCCCGTGCCGCGCATGGTTTTCCAGCGTACGTTATTCAACGAAGCCAGTGTGCTGGTGGCCTGTATGGCCCCATCCGGCGCAACCGTCGTTGAGGCCCGGTTCGTGCCCTTAGTCGTCGGGCAGGGTAACGTAACGGCCTGGACCCCGCTTGACCGGCTGCCTGCCTCGTCGGCGTTTCGGGGAATGGTGGCGGTTACGTCGGGCTGGTATCGGCTCGATGTTCGGGCTAAGGCCGACACAACCGTATTAGACGTTGCGCACGTCAATCGCGTGGGTGTGGGCGAAGTGTTTATCATCGCCGGCCAGTCGAATGTGTTTGGCGGTTTCGAGCGGGTACCGAGCGCTGAGGAGGATCGAGTGTCGTGCATTGATTTCCGGCAGGACAGCTTAAGCGAACAACTTCTGCCGCTGCAATTCAGCCACGTCAGCTACGGAACCAGTATTGGACCCAGCCAGCCTCCGCACCTGTGGGGAATCCTGGGCGATCGGCTGGTGCGGAAGTTGAACGTACCGATTTTGTTTCTGGGCGCGGCCCTGGGCGGTACCAGCAGCGAACAATGGCGTCGGTCGGCGGAGGGTAACATCGGGCCAACCCCCAACGACGCCGTTTACCGTCGACTGGGGGCGGTGCTGCTGCATTACGTGACGCGAACGGGCGCGCGGGCTGTCCTCTGGCATCAGGGCGAGAGCGACCTGTCTACGAGCACGCAGGTGTATTACGATAACATCCGGTACGTCATCGAAAAAAGTCGGCAGCAGCTTGGCCTGGCTCCTTTGCCCTGGGTTATGTCGCGGGTCAGCTATATTAATAACCAGACCAACCCCAGCATCATTGCGGCTCAGAACCGGCTCATTGCCGAAGTCCCTTATGTTTTTCCGGGCCCGGCTACCGACAGTATAACCGGTCCCGAGAACCGGCCCGATGGCATTCATCTACAGGGGCCAGGGCTGTATCGCTTTGTTCGAACCTGGGAGCAAAGCCTGGACGATAATTTCTTTTTCAACGCTACGCCGTTTACGCCCGCCGACGAATCCTCTCTGCTGACAAGCGGGTATACCCTGCCTATCATCCGTCGACCGGGCGAATCCCTGGCCATAGCCTCATTACGTGCCGTCCCGGTCGAAGCCGACAATCAATATTTCGCGCAGTTTATCCGCGCGGATAACAGCACTACCGTCTATGAATCGGCGCGGGGCACGGCCAATCCTCTGGCGGTTACAATTCCGGGAAATATGCCTAATGGACAGTATCAATTCCGGACATTGACGACGCATCCGGCCACTACGGGAACCCTCAGTGAACCGTTTAAAGTCGATCAATCAGCTCCGCCTACATCCTCTATCCCTCCCATTTACCAGCCCGTTAGCGGAGGAACCGCCGACCCTGGTCTGTTCCGATTTGGTTACCGCTATGAGACCGAAAGTCATGCGTTCTGGGCTATGGTACGTGCCGACGTCCCGATGGAGATTCGGCTGGAGCGTATTGACGGCGGGCCTTTCGACAAAACCGACTGGCAGGTGGCTGCACCCAGTTCTACCCTGCCGGATTATACGGACTTTGCTGATTTCGATCATATCCGTGCCTATATGCCGATTGCCAATGGCGTAGTTGGCGTTGAGCCGGGCCGATACCGGCTGTCGGTACGTCGGCAGGGCGACACGGGGAGCGGCTTCTGGTTTGAGATGGGTCTGCTGAACGGACGCAACATTCTGTACTTCCCGATGGAATCTGTACCGCCCCTGCCGCCGGTCATTACCCTGACACAGCTTTCGCCCACGTCGCCCTGCCCGGGCAGTTCGTTCAGCGTATCGTTTGAAGTGACCGAAAGTCCTGTTGCACCCGGCAATACGTTTACGGTGCAGCTTTCGGACGCTGACGGTTCCTTCGGCAACCCGACGACCATTGGTTCAGGTTCCGGCAGCCCCCTGACGGCAACCCTACCGGCCGGACTTCCCGAAGCTACGACCTACCGGCTGCGGATTGTGGCCAGCAACCCCTCGGTGAGCAGCGCGCCCTCGCCCCCATTTACGACCTGTTCAGTTTCGGGTCGGGCCGATCTGTCACTAAATATGCGGCTGAGCAATCGGACAGTGGCTATCGATCAGCCCGTTACCTGTACGCTGACGCTCACCAATTCCGGTCCGCAGGCAGCTACGGGCGTTGTGATCAAAAATCTGCTGCCCAATGGGCTTACGTTTGTGGATGCTCTGTCGGGCGACATCAGGGCAGCGAATGGCATCGTTACGATCAACGCGAATGCCATTGCCAACGGCGCAACGCAGCTGTACGTATTTCGGCTGAAAGCAGCTAAGTCGGGGACGTTCGCGACGGCCGTTCAGATCACCGCCAGCCAGACGCCCGACCCCGACAGTCAGCCCGGCTCGGGCACCGGCGACGGTCAGGATGACGCCGTTACGGTCGATCTGCGAACTACCGACCGCGACGGCCCGCTGATCACCTCGCCCAATCCGAACCAGACGCCCCTGCCCGATTTACGCGACAACCAGCCTCCTGTTGACCTAGCTAAATCCGACCTGCGGTTAAGTCTTAGCGTAAGCAGCCAGATTCTGCATCAGAACGACGTAACGACCGTTAATGTGCAGGTGAGCAATCGGGGTGGTGCGCTGACCGATTCCGTAACCGTACAGACGCTGCTGCCCACTGGCTGGCAGGTTACTAACTCAAGCGGGCTGATTATCGTCGGTCAGACGGTAACCGGAACCCTTACCAACATAAGCCCCAACCAGTCGGCTACCTTAACCTTTCCGGTTCGCGTGACCGGTTCGGGAACGCTCCGTTCGCAGATTCAATCTGCCACCAAAGCCGACCCCGATTCAACGCCGGGCAATGGGTATGCGACCGGCGAAGACGACGAAGCCAGCCTGAATGTGCGCAGCCGCTAA
- a CDS encoding phage holin family protein has product MNLILHLLLDAAVIFGLAYIMPQVDVKSFGTALLIAVLLGLLNFFVGWIIRFPLNLVTFFLLTGLIRILVTAILLKLIDRFMDSFTIVGFWPALVIAIAVAVAGTLIDRSAPSKRMVESGYVTAVPVLDRLQ; this is encoded by the coding sequence ATGAACCTTATTCTTCATTTACTTCTGGATGCCGCCGTAATCTTCGGTTTGGCGTACATCATGCCCCAGGTTGACGTGAAAAGCTTTGGAACGGCGCTGCTGATTGCCGTGCTGCTGGGCCTGCTCAACTTCTTTGTAGGCTGGATTATCCGCTTCCCGCTAAACCTGGTTACGTTCTTTTTGCTGACCGGTCTGATCCGAATCCTGGTGACCGCTATTCTTCTGAAACTGATTGACCGTTTCATGGATAGCTTTACCATTGTTGGCTTCTGGCCTGCGCTGGTTATTGCTATTGCCGTGGCCGTAGCAGGTACGCTGATTGACCGCTCGGCGCCAAGCAAACGCATGGTCGAGTCTGGTTACGTAACGGCGGTTCCGGTGCTGGACAGGCTGCAATAG
- a CDS encoding zinc metallopeptidase — MIIIFGLSAFVSWRLRSKFNEYSQVGLSNNLSGAEVAQRMLNENGIYDVRVLSVEGMLTDHYNPQEKTVNLSADVYYGRSVAAAAVAAHECGHAVQHKVAYGPLRLRSALVPALSVSSRYLQWVILAGILLLQTTPIPLAIGVGLFALTTLFSFITLPVEFDASRRALAWVQNNGVVNQREYGYAKDALWWAAMTYVVAALGSLATLLYYASILMGGRRSD, encoded by the coding sequence ATGATTATCATCTTCGGCCTGAGCGCATTTGTGAGCTGGCGGCTGAGGAGTAAGTTCAATGAGTATTCTCAGGTTGGCCTGAGTAACAACCTTAGCGGTGCAGAAGTTGCCCAGCGGATGCTGAACGAGAACGGCATCTACGATGTGCGTGTCCTGTCGGTTGAAGGTATGCTGACCGACCACTATAATCCACAGGAAAAGACCGTTAATCTGAGTGCCGATGTGTATTACGGTCGGAGCGTAGCGGCTGCGGCCGTCGCAGCCCATGAATGTGGTCACGCCGTACAGCACAAAGTAGCCTACGGTCCCCTTCGGCTTCGTTCGGCCCTGGTGCCGGCTCTGTCGGTGTCTTCGCGGTACCTGCAATGGGTGATCCTGGCCGGGATTCTGCTGCTGCAGACCACGCCTATCCCACTGGCTATCGGGGTGGGTCTGTTTGCCCTGACGACCCTGTTCAGCTTCATTACGCTGCCGGTTGAGTTCGACGCAAGCCGTCGGGCGTTGGCCTGGGTTCAGAATAATGGCGTCGTGAATCAACGGGAATACGGTTACGCCAAGGATGCTCTCTGGTGGGCGGCCATGACCTACGTCGTTGCAGCTCTAGGTTCGCTGGCTACCCTGCTCTATTACGCCAGCATCCTGATGGGTGGCCGCCGGAGTGATTAA
- the panD gene encoding aspartate 1-decarboxylase: MFVNVLKSKLHRVKVTQAELNYVGSITIDEDLMDAAGLLENEQVHIVNNNNGERLITYVIKGERGSGVICLNGAAARRAQVGDIIIIIAYGMMTQEEARTHKPTVVFPDDNNRLVTV, encoded by the coding sequence ATGTTTGTCAACGTATTAAAATCAAAACTCCATCGCGTAAAAGTCACGCAGGCCGAACTGAACTACGTCGGCAGCATCACCATTGACGAAGACCTGATGGATGCGGCCGGGCTGCTTGAGAACGAACAGGTCCATATCGTCAATAACAACAATGGCGAACGGCTCATTACCTACGTCATCAAAGGCGAACGCGGCTCAGGGGTTATCTGTCTCAACGGGGCAGCAGCCCGCCGGGCGCAGGTTGGCGATATCATCATTATCATTGCCTACGGCATGATGACGCAGGAAGAAGCCCGAACGCATAAGCCTACCGTTGTTTTCCCGGATGACAATAACCGACTGGTGACGGTCTGA
- a CDS encoding class I SAM-dependent methyltransferase, translating to MHRLCILLFTSLLACGRSSSQQQSPAQATFDTTGYYQYKDATRDGTGKLYMGREIAQVMGHLGASWLERPEREREERTDLLLKALNLKPTDVVTDIGAGTGFFTFLLAPKVSKGQVLAVDIQPEMIEYLNAGKTKHKTANVQPVLGTESDPKLPAGSIDLAILIDAYHEFSYPREMMQHIAKALKPDGRIVLVEYRAEDPNVPIKELHKLSVTQATKEMKAVGLRLLKNDDRLPQQHIMFFGH from the coding sequence ATGCATCGCCTTTGCATTCTGCTCTTTACCTCGCTGCTGGCCTGCGGTCGGAGCTCTTCCCAACAGCAATCGCCCGCGCAGGCAACTTTCGATACTACCGGCTATTACCAGTATAAAGACGCTACCCGCGACGGCACCGGCAAGCTATACATGGGCCGCGAAATCGCACAGGTTATGGGGCACCTCGGCGCGTCATGGCTCGAACGACCCGAACGGGAGCGCGAAGAACGCACCGATCTGCTGCTGAAAGCCCTCAATTTAAAACCTACTGATGTGGTGACCGACATTGGCGCCGGAACAGGGTTCTTTACGTTTCTGTTGGCACCCAAGGTCTCAAAAGGCCAGGTATTGGCCGTTGATATTCAGCCCGAAATGATCGAGTATCTTAATGCCGGAAAAACAAAGCATAAGACCGCTAATGTTCAGCCCGTGCTGGGTACTGAATCTGACCCAAAGCTGCCAGCCGGGTCTATTGACCTGGCGATTCTGATCGACGCTTACCATGAATTTTCCTATCCGCGTGAGATGATGCAGCACATTGCCAAGGCCCTGAAACCGGATGGCCGGATTGTTCTGGTCGAGTACCGCGCCGAGGACCCGAACGTACCCATCAAAGAACTCCACAAACTGAGTGTAACGCAGGCCACCAAAGAAATGAAAGCGGTTGGTTTACGTCTGTTGAAAAACGATGATCGGTTACCCCAGCAGCACATTATGTTTTTTGGTCACTGA
- the rfaE2 gene encoding D-glycero-beta-D-manno-heptose 1-phosphate adenylyltransferase → MTESKILTREQAIQQADVWRTNGEQIVFTNGCFDIVHLGHIDYLEKARSLGQRLILGLNTDASVSRIKGPLRPVVNEYARARLMAALEFIDLVTLFDEPTPLELIEAVRPDILVKGNDYSIATIVGADFVLARGGRVETVALVPGYSTTALIERIKQSF, encoded by the coding sequence ATGACGGAATCCAAAATTCTTACCCGCGAACAGGCTATCCAGCAGGCCGACGTGTGGCGGACCAACGGTGAGCAGATCGTTTTTACCAACGGCTGCTTCGACATTGTGCATCTTGGCCATATTGACTACCTCGAAAAAGCCCGCAGCCTGGGCCAGCGCCTGATTCTTGGGCTCAACACCGATGCTTCGGTGAGCCGCATTAAAGGGCCACTTCGCCCGGTTGTTAATGAATATGCCCGCGCCCGGCTGATGGCGGCCCTGGAATTCATCGACCTAGTGACGCTCTTTGATGAACCGACTCCGCTCGAACTGATCGAGGCCGTTCGACCGGACATTCTGGTGAAAGGCAACGATTATTCCATTGCCACCATCGTCGGGGCCGATTTTGTGCTGGCGCGGGGTGGCCGCGTCGAAACGGTCGCCTTAGTGCCCGGCTACTCTACAACCGCCCTGATCGAGCGGATTAAACAGAGTTTTTGA
- a CDS encoding sialate O-acetylesterase has translation MNARRFLLPAMAWVSGGLWSWCMLIAIAAHAQLSVSFPVAQTVFQRNNTNPTPCTVAGLCPGATERVEARLTALLADGGPSTDWQTLDAQPVSGHFAGQFSATGGWYRLEVRAWQGSAILATTQVQPVGIGEVFAIAGQSNGQGVRDRDAANPADGRVICVPHFNLTDTLRLPLPGLSAPVSATGVVGPRGLTSWCWGRLGDRLAARLHVPVLFYNAAWSGTAVRNWRESITLDSTATAYGDYFRPGMPYGNLKRIVQDYVPLTGLRAILWHQGETEFYDTDPSAASYVTDLQAVISRSRQDADFNLPWVVARASMDNNLFFNYGMTHYDPVISAQNRVVQETPNVFYGPDTDVIQMPRTDGVHLSGEALIQTGDAWNDLLTDDFFLQTQPRLPGAVALTDLSLRMQTNTPTPSVNQPMGITLTIRNDGLQPATNVRLRCDLPQPLTFVTGSGVTHQRGLVLATLPSVAPGVPVSLTFTVQPGRAGIYQPVAEIVRADQLDTDSRPNTSFGDGQDDVARIRFRTRVTDTIRFEVPVSVNADPLPEVTSAQPPTEPDKADLSLQMSLNQGYGRVGQVVSVSVTVTNRGGRAVSTAQVGCLLPGNLTFLDSPTMSLSGNTVRGTAGDVDVGASATLFFRATITKQGSAILRAQIEASTGTDPDSTPDNGFNNGEDDTVQVTMRVRP, from the coding sequence ATGAACGCCCGCCGGTTTCTGCTGCCGGCGATGGCATGGGTGTCGGGAGGACTGTGGAGTTGGTGCATGCTGATCGCCATTGCTGCCCATGCGCAGCTTTCCGTTTCGTTTCCCGTTGCACAAACGGTTTTTCAGCGCAACAATACCAATCCAACGCCATGTACCGTAGCAGGTCTGTGCCCGGGCGCAACCGAGCGCGTAGAGGCCCGGTTGACGGCTCTCCTGGCCGATGGTGGTCCTTCGACCGACTGGCAGACGCTGGACGCCCAGCCGGTATCGGGCCACTTTGCAGGCCAGTTTTCGGCAACGGGTGGCTGGTATCGGCTTGAGGTGCGCGCCTGGCAGGGCTCAGCCATACTTGCTACAACCCAGGTGCAGCCGGTAGGCATTGGCGAGGTCTTTGCTATTGCCGGGCAGTCGAACGGGCAGGGCGTCCGGGATCGGGATGCCGCCAACCCGGCTGATGGACGGGTTATCTGCGTTCCGCATTTCAATCTGACAGATACGCTGCGCCTACCGCTGCCGGGCCTGTCGGCTCCCGTATCCGCCACTGGTGTGGTGGGGCCGCGTGGACTCACAAGCTGGTGCTGGGGGCGCCTGGGCGACCGGCTGGCGGCTCGTCTGCACGTACCGGTACTGTTCTATAATGCCGCCTGGTCGGGCACGGCCGTTCGCAACTGGCGGGAAAGCATTACCCTCGATAGTACCGCTACGGCTTACGGCGATTATTTTCGGCCTGGCATGCCCTACGGGAATCTCAAACGTATCGTGCAGGATTACGTCCCGCTGACCGGTCTGAGGGCTATTCTATGGCATCAGGGCGAAACCGAGTTTTATGACACCGACCCATCGGCGGCTTCTTACGTAACGGACCTGCAGGCCGTCATCAGCCGAAGCCGGCAGGATGCTGACTTTAATCTGCCGTGGGTCGTGGCGCGGGCGTCGATGGACAATAATCTGTTCTTCAATTACGGCATGACGCATTACGATCCGGTTATTTCGGCCCAGAACCGGGTCGTGCAGGAAACGCCGAATGTGTTCTATGGTCCCGATACCGACGTAATTCAGATGCCCCGCACGGATGGCGTGCATTTATCCGGCGAAGCGCTCATTCAGACGGGCGATGCCTGGAACGATTTGCTGACCGACGATTTCTTTCTTCAGACTCAGCCGCGTTTACCCGGTGCCGTTGCGCTGACGGACCTGAGCCTTCGGATGCAAACGAACACGCCCACGCCGTCGGTGAACCAGCCCATGGGCATAACCCTGACCATCCGCAACGATGGGCTGCAGCCCGCTACGAACGTCCGGCTTCGGTGCGATCTGCCGCAGCCGCTTACGTTTGTGACCGGTTCGGGCGTTACGCACCAGCGAGGGCTGGTGCTGGCAACTCTGCCGAGTGTAGCTCCGGGTGTTCCTGTATCGCTTACGTTTACGGTACAACCCGGCCGCGCCGGAATCTATCAGCCCGTTGCGGAAATCGTCCGGGCCGATCAGCTTGACACGGACTCGCGGCCCAACACCAGCTTTGGCGACGGACAGGATGATGTGGCCCGAATCCGTTTCCGAACGCGCGTGACTGACACGATACGTTTCGAAGTGCCGGTTTCGGTCAATGCCGATCCGTTGCCGGAGGTAACTTCTGCTCAGCCGCCGACGGAGCCGGACAAGGCCGATCTGAGTTTACAGATGAGTCTCAATCAAGGTTACGGTCGGGTAGGGCAGGTGGTATCCGTGAGCGTAACCGTTACGAATCGGGGTGGGCGCGCGGTTTCAACTGCTCAGGTGGGTTGCCTGTTGCCTGGAAATCTGACATTTCTAGATAGCCCTACGATGAGTCTGTCTGGTAATACCGTGCGAGGAACCGCTGGCGATGTAGACGTTGGTGCGTCGGCTACCCTGTTCTTTCGGGCAACAATTACCAAACAGGGCTCTGCCATACTCCGGGCGCAGATTGAAGCCTCTACCGGAACAGACCCGGACTCAACACCGGATAATGGGTTCAACAATGGCGAAGACGATACGGTACAGGTAACGATGCGAGTAAGACCGTAA
- the moeB gene encoding molybdopterin-synthase adenylyltransferase MoeB has protein sequence MEATTLVPAEKQRYQKHLNLPEIGAAGQLKLKNARVLVVGAGGLGCPVLLYLTAAGVGTIGVIDPDVVDLSNLQRQVLYTTDEVGKPKAKIAVSHLNRLNPDLSFDTYTMALDASNARTIIEQYDIVVDCTDNFKVRYLVNDVCVTLGKPFVYGAIHRFEGQVAVLNNALGNGQRGPTYRCLFPEYPNEIEIPNCNDTGVLGVLPGVIGTYQANEVIKLITGIGQSLSEHLLMVDLLNMSQQKIKTKRRVDAEDLARQGLTSVTRPAPGAAGPQKMSVQELADRLATGEDIFLLDVRERPEYDLCHLEGSVLIPVGMIPNNRKRIPTDRPVVVYCHHGIRSANVVSYLYAQDGLTNLYNLDGGINAWARDIEPEMAVY, from the coding sequence ATGGAAGCGACGACGTTAGTGCCTGCCGAAAAACAACGTTATCAGAAGCACCTGAATCTGCCCGAAATTGGGGCCGCGGGTCAGCTAAAGCTTAAAAATGCCCGTGTTCTGGTCGTTGGGGCCGGAGGGCTTGGCTGTCCGGTACTCCTTTACCTGACGGCGGCCGGCGTCGGCACCATTGGTGTTATTGACCCCGACGTGGTGGACCTGAGCAATCTCCAGCGTCAGGTGCTGTACACAACCGACGAGGTAGGCAAACCTAAAGCGAAGATTGCCGTTAGTCACCTCAACCGGCTCAACCCCGATCTGTCGTTCGATACGTACACGATGGCGCTTGATGCGAGCAACGCCCGGACAATTATCGAGCAATATGACATAGTGGTTGACTGCACTGATAATTTCAAGGTGCGCTATCTGGTCAACGACGTTTGTGTAACGCTCGGCAAGCCATTCGTGTACGGGGCCATTCATCGCTTCGAAGGGCAGGTGGCCGTGCTCAACAACGCCCTCGGCAATGGCCAGCGCGGCCCGACGTACCGCTGTCTGTTTCCCGAGTATCCCAACGAGATCGAGATTCCCAACTGTAATGACACCGGCGTACTGGGCGTTCTGCCGGGAGTGATCGGGACGTATCAGGCCAATGAAGTCATTAAACTCATTACGGGCATTGGCCAGTCGCTGAGCGAACACCTGCTGATGGTCGATCTGCTGAACATGAGCCAGCAGAAAATTAAAACCAAACGCCGGGTCGACGCGGAAGACCTTGCCCGACAGGGTCTGACTTCGGTTACCCGACCAGCACCCGGCGCGGCCGGACCGCAGAAAATGTCGGTGCAGGAGCTCGCCGACCGGCTCGCCACGGGCGAAGATATTTTCCTCCTCGACGTTCGGGAGCGGCCCGAGTACGACCTCTGCCACCTCGAAGGCTCCGTGCTGATTCCGGTTGGTATGATTCCCAATAACCGCAAGCGCATCCCCACCGACCGGCCCGTGGTTGTTTACTGTCACCACGGCATCCGCTCGGCAAATGTTGTCAGTTATCTCTACGCCCAGGATGGCCTGACAAACCTCTACAACCTCGACGGCGGCATCAACGCCTGGGCGCGCGACATCGAGCCGGAAATGGCGGTCTACTGA
- a CDS encoding lysylphosphatidylglycerol synthase transmembrane domain-containing protein, producing the protein MNVKNILKYLISLAIAGGLLWFTFQQSHLDAADLWRKISAADYRWVLLSAVMTIVAHWSRAQRWRLLLEPVVPQRPTSLDATVSVLTGYLANLALPRAGEVARCGTLYRLSGVPVNVSFGTVVAERLFDVLMLLLLLAATFVLEFDRLSQFFVEFLGGKLPKGSSGSGVLLFVGAVLLGVGLLAWFLYNRYREALGRHPLYQKVSGFLSGLVAGLLSVRKLRRPGAFVFYTLLIWTMYFLMSYVLFFSMPATAGLGPLAGLTILVVGSLGMAAPTPGGIGSFHLLVGQVALLYSLTSQDGQVLATFIHGVSTLMIIVLGVLSLLVVLLKRNKISTADDVLTDPDAIKLQQ; encoded by the coding sequence ATGAACGTCAAAAACATTCTCAAATACCTCATTTCGCTGGCGATTGCCGGAGGACTGCTTTGGTTTACGTTTCAGCAGAGTCACCTCGACGCGGCCGACCTCTGGCGTAAGATCAGCGCGGCCGATTACCGCTGGGTTCTGCTGTCGGCGGTGATGACCATCGTGGCCCACTGGAGCCGGGCTCAGCGCTGGCGGCTTCTGCTGGAGCCGGTCGTACCGCAGCGCCCTACGTCGCTCGACGCAACCGTGAGCGTACTGACCGGATATCTCGCCAACCTGGCCCTGCCCCGCGCCGGAGAAGTTGCCCGCTGCGGTACGCTCTACCGACTGTCGGGGGTACCGGTCAACGTAAGTTTCGGCACGGTAGTAGCCGAGCGGCTGTTCGATGTGCTGATGCTGTTGCTGCTGCTGGCGGCTACGTTCGTGCTGGAATTTGACCGGCTGAGCCAGTTCTTCGTCGAGTTTCTGGGCGGCAAGTTACCGAAGGGATCGAGCGGATCGGGGGTGTTGCTGTTCGTGGGTGCCGTCCTGCTGGGCGTGGGACTTCTGGCCTGGTTCCTGTACAATCGCTACCGGGAGGCTCTGGGCCGCCATCCCCTCTATCAGAAGGTCAGCGGGTTTCTCAGCGGTCTGGTTGCCGGCCTCTTAAGCGTGCGGAAGCTCAGGCGGCCGGGGGCGTTTGTATTTTATACGCTGCTCATCTGGACGATGTATTTCCTGATGTCCTACGTACTGTTCTTCTCCATGCCTGCAACGGCCGGTCTCGGTCCGCTGGCGGGGCTGACGATTCTTGTGGTGGGGTCGCTGGGGATGGCCGCACCGACGCCCGGTGGTATCGGCTCGTTTCATCTGCTGGTGGGTCAGGTGGCGCTGCTATATAGCCTCACCAGCCAGGATGGTCAGGTCCTGGCGACGTTCATCCACGGCGTATCGACGCTGATGATTATTGTGCTGGGCGTCCTGAGTCTGCTGGTCGTGCTGCTGAAACGGAATAAAATCTCTACCGCCGACGATGTCCTGACTGATCCGGATGCCATTAAACTGCAGCAGTAA